From a single Populus trichocarpa isolate Nisqually-1 chromosome 17, P.trichocarpa_v4.1, whole genome shotgun sequence genomic region:
- the LOC18106593 gene encoding probable methyltransferase At1g29790, with protein sequence MDSPNQPKSLSTNPFYLFLLLSTNLLTLFISSTFYSSSSCSLNPISSTTTFTKRRSPSTTDSDGTGNPDTPQATIDLPSEFLAFSSGQVLPLGFNTNFDSDTFYPPVGQACTRFPDELSRFMSYKVNGSCPDDELFAQKLLLKGCEPLPRRRCRPAAQPDYVEPYPLPTSLWTTPPNSSVVWTAYTCKDYTCLINRGKTQKGFDDCKDCFDLHGREQNRWASRQTIEGSLDFTIDEVLATKKPGTIRIGLDIGGGVATFAVRMRERNITIITTSMNLNGPFNNFIASRGVMPLYISISQRLPFFDNTLDIVHSMHVLSNWIPSTLLHFLMFDIYRVLRPGGLFWLDHFFCVEDQFLDVYKPLIESIGFIKLKWVVGKKLDRGAELREMYLSALLEKPLKNSW encoded by the coding sequence ATGGATTCTCCTAATCAACCCAAGTCTCTCTCCACCAATCCCTTCTACCTCTTCCTTCTCTTGTCAACAAATCTCCTAACTCTATTCATCTCCTCTACCTTCTACTCCTCCTCTTCCTGCTCTCTCAACCCCATCTCAAGTACCACCACATTCACTAAAAGAAGAAGTCCCAGCACTACTGACTCAGATGGCACAGGAAATCCTGATACCCCACAAGCAACAATAGACCTCCCATCAGAATTTCTTGCCTTCTCTTCAGGCCAAGTTCTCCCACTTGGTTTCAACACGAATTTTGATTCTGATACCTTCTATCCTCCTGTAGGCCAAGCCTGCACTCGGTTTCCTGATGAACTTAGTCGTTTTATGTCCTACAAAGTTAATGGATCCTGTCCTGATGATGAACTATTTGCACAAAAACTCCTCCTCAAAGGCTGTGAACCTCTCCCTCGCCGCCGTTGCCGCCCTGCTGCTCAGCCTGACTATGTTGAGCCCTACCCGCTTCCAACTAGTCTTTGGACTACCCCACCCAATTCTTCAGTTGTGTGGACAGCTTATACTTGCAAGGACTACACTTGTCTAATCAACAGAGGGAAAACTCAAAAGGGTTTTGATGATTGTAAAGACTGCTTTGATTTACACGGTAGAGAACAGAATAGGTGGGCTTCAAGACAAACCATTGAAGGGTCACTTGATTTCACAATCGATGAAGTTCTTGCAACAAAGAAGCCTGGAACAATCCGAATTGGGCTTGACATTGGTGGTGGTGTGGCTACATTTGCTGTAAGGATGAGGGAAAGGAACATCACCATTATAACAACTTCAATGAACTTGAATGGTCCCTTCAACAACTTCATTGCTTCAAGAGGTGTTATGCCTTTGTACATAAGCATATCACAAAGGCTACCATTCTTTGACAACACTTTGGACATTGTTCACTCTATGCATGTTTTGAGTAACTGGATTCCTTCAACTTTGCTTCATTTCTTGATGTTTGATATCTATAGAGTGCTTAGGCCTGGCGGGCTGTTTTGGCTTGATCATTTCTTCTGCGTGGAAGATCAATTTTTGGATGTTTACAAGCCACTCATTGAGAGCATTGGATTCATCAAGTTGAAATGGGTGGTGGGCAAAAAGCTTGATCGCGGAGCAGAGCTTAGAGAAATGTACCTCTCAGCTTTGTTAGAGAAGCCATTGAAGAATTCTTGGTGA
- the LOC18106595 gene encoding receptor protein kinase TMK1, whose protein sequence is MKRRSHRRTKLLLVFLVGFSSIFHFANSQTSPDAEVMFSLKKSLNVPDSLGWSDPDPCNWNHVVCSDEKRVTRIQIGRQNLQGTLPSNLRNLAQLERLELQYNNISGPLPSLNGLSSLQVILLSDNKFISVPSDFFTGLSSLQSVEIDNNPFSNWVIPESIKNASALQNFSANSANISGSIPGFFGPDSFPGLTILRLAFNDLEGELPASFSGSQVQSLWLNGQKLSGGIDVIQNMTLLREVWLHSNGFSGPLPDFSGLKDLESLSLRDNSFTGLVPESLVNLESLKFVNLSNNLLQGPMPVFKSSVSVDMVKDSNRFCLPTPDLCDSRVNTLLSIVKSMDYPQRLADSWKGNDPCADWIGITCNNGNITVVNFEKMGLTGSISPDFASVKSLERLVLANNNLTGSIPQEITTLPGLKVLDVSNNHLYGRVPAFTSNVIVNTNGNPNIGKDVNISTSSESPSASPSANTGSGSGGSSRKSGKKSSTLIVVIIFSVIGGVFLLSLIGLLVFCLYKKKQKRFSRVQSPNEMVIHPRHSGSDNESVKITVAGSSISVGAISETHTIPASEQGDIQMVEAGNMVISIQVLRNVTNNFSEENILGWGGFGVVYKGELHDGTKIAVKRMESGVISGKGLTEFKSEIAVLTKVRHRHLVALLGYCLDGNEKLLVYEYMPQGTLSRHIFNWAEEGLKPLEWTRRLTIALDVARGVEYLHGLAHQSFIHRDLKPSNILLGDDMRAKVADFGLVRLAPEGKGSIETRIAGTFGYLAPEYAVTGRVTTKVDVFSFGVILMELITGRKALDERQPEESLHLVTWFRRMHLNKDTFRKAIDPTIDLNEETLASISTVAELAGHCCAREPYQRPDMGHTVNVLSSLVELWKPTDQSSEDIYGIDLEMSLPQALKKWQAYEGRSNMDSSSSLLPSLDNTQTSIPARPYGFAESFTSADGR, encoded by the exons CCTTGCTCAACTTGAACGTTTAGAGCTTCAGTATAACAACATTTCCGGTCCTTTGCCAAGTTTAAACGGGTTAAGTTCATTACAAGTGATCCTTCTAAGTGACAATAAGTTCATTTCAGTCCCTAGTGACTTTTTCACTGGTTTATCTTCACTTCAATCTGTGGAGATCGATAACAACCCGTTTTCCAATTGGGTCATACCAGAAAGTATAAAAAATGCTTCTGCTTTGCAGAATTTCTCTGCAAACTCAGCTAATATATCCGGGTCAATACCGGGTTTTTTTGGCCCGGATTCTTTTCCGGGTCTAACCATCTTGAGGTTAGCTTTCAATGATCTTGAAGGTGAGTTGCCTGCAAGTTTTTCGGGGTCACAAGTTCAGTCTTTGTGGCTTAACGGGCAGAAACTTAGTGGTGGCATTGATGTTATTCAGAACATGACTTTGTTAAGAGAAGTTTGGTTGCATTCTAATGGGTTTTCGGGTCCCTTACCTGACTTCTCGGGTTTGAAAGATTTAGAGAGCTTAAGTTTAAGAGATAATTCATTTACTGGCCTTGTTCCTGAGTCTTTGGTTAACCTTGAGTCGTTAAAGTTTGTGAATTTGTCGAATAATTTGCTTCAAGGACCAATGCCTGTGTTTAAGAGCTCAGTTTCTGTGGATATGGTTAAGGATTCGAACAGATTCTGTCTGCCAACTCCTGATTTGTGTGATTCGCGAGTTAACACATTGCTTTCGATTGTGAAATCAATGGATTATCCGCAAAGGTTGGCGGATAGTTGGAAGGGGAATGATCCATGTGCTGATTGGATTGGAATTACTTGCAATAACGGGAACATCACAGTTGTCAACTTTGAGAAGATGGGGCTAACAGGCTCGATTTCTCCAGATTTTGCTTCGGTTAAGTCATTGGAAAGATTGGTTCTTGCAAATAATAACCTCACAGGTTCGATTCCACAAGAAATTACTACCTTACCCGGACTTAAAGTGCTTGATGTGTCAAACAATCACCTGTATGGGAGAGTTCCAGCCTTTACCAGTAATGTGATTGTTAACACTAATGGTAATCCAAATATAGGGAAGGATGTGAATATTTCTACATCTTCGGAATCACCATCTGCAAGTCCATCGGCGAATACTGGCTCCGGAAGTGGTGGTAGTTCAAGAAAAAGTGGCAAGAAATCTTCTACTTTGATTGTAGTAATTATATTTTCGGTAATTGGGGGTGTTTTCCTGTTGTCCTTGATCGGCTTGTTGGTTTTCTGTCTAtacaagaagaaacaaaagcggTTTAGCAGGGTACAGAGTCCGAATGAAATGGTGATTCATCCTCGCCATTCTGGGTCTGATAATGAGAGTGTGAAGATTACAGTTGCTGGCTCAAGTATCAGTGTTGGTGCTATTAGCGAAACACATACTATTCCTGCAAGTGAACAAGGTGACATTCAAATGGTTGAGGCTGGGAACATGGTCATTTCTATTCAAGTGTTACGGAATGTTACAAACAATTTCAGTGAAGAAAATATATTGGGATGGGGAGGTTTTGGAGTGGTCTACAAAGGTGAGTTGCATGATGGTACAAAGATTGCTGTGAAGAGGATGGAGTCGGGTGTCATAAGTGGTAAGGGACTAACTGAGTTCAAGTCTGAGATTGCTGTTTTGACCAAGGTTAGGCACCGACATCTCGTTGCTCTTCTTGGGTACTGCTTGGATGGTAATGAGAAGCTTCTTGTGTATGAATATATGCCACAAGGGACACTCAGTAGACATATCTTCAACTGGGCAGAAGAAGGATTGAAACCACTAGAGTGGACAAGGAGGTTGACTATAGCCTTGGATGTGGCAAGAGGTGTTGAGTACCTTCATGGTTTGGCTCATCAAAGCTTTATACACAGGGACTTGAAGCCTTCAAACATTCTTCTTGGGGATGATATGAGGGCTAAGGTTGCAGACTTTGGTCTTGTGCGTCTTGCACCAGAGGGTAAAGGCTCTATTGAAACTAGAATTGCTGGAACTTTCGGATACTTGGCACCGGAATATGCAG TTACTGGTCGAGTGACAACTAAAGTTGATGTCTTCAGTTTCGGAGTGATATTGATGGAGCTTATAACGGGTAGAAAAGCTCTTGATGAGAGGCAACCTGAAGAGAGCTTGCATCTTGTAACATGGTTCCGCAGAATGCACCTGAACAAGGACACATTCCGGAAGGCCATCGATCCCACAATTGACCTCAATGAGGAGACACTTGCTAGCATCAGCACCGTTGCAGAGTTGGCAGGTCATTGCTGCGCAAGGGAACCGTATCAAAGGCCAGACATGGGTCATACTGTGAATGTTCTCTCTTCTCTGGTGGAGCTCTGGAAACCAACCGACCAAAGTTCTGAAGACATATATGGTATTGACCTTGAAATGTCCTTGCCGCAGGCACTTAAGAAGTGGCAAGCTTATGAAGGTAGAAGCAACAtggattcttcttcttcactccTTCCCAGCTTAGACAATACTCAGACCAGCATACCTGCACGCCCATATGGGTTTGCTGAGTCATTTACATCAGCTGATGGAAGATGA
- the LOC18106592 gene encoding PHD finger protein MALE MEIOCYTE DEATH 1 isoform X1, whose product MSIPNLENCKKRKRWPKLYDFNTFCEPDCPINPRGPFRDNMRLFLQQCAEPEDYKVEGMSIWCTLLVIESKNFVVPLYTIEEDVKESVRPFCDLCRCNGWSHNSVSKRKYHMIIPVDSEWSQKLEDGVCDLQTHLLHGLIHCNGFGHLLCINGREGGSKYLCGREIMDLWDRICASLRTRKITVEDVSKKRSMDLRLLYGIAYGHPWFGRWGYKFCHGSFGVTEPIYFKAIEILSSMELEKIIQDFSDTSLSKSIKQIIHYYKDLSPTQLITFKDLLRFMLAIRSCPCVWKKQSMTATTTSKPPINIVLRRKPLIKEKCMKYRNFSSLVGTMDSRWPTRRLQYAAEVIVDALKAKKEDKHSQEGMTRQDVRDAARMHIGDTGLLDYVLKSMNNVVVGKYVVQRAVNPKTRILEYSIDEFGDGIIPVKSEPESETVPAQPLLPGADVNADVVFVYENVLFNYPESELVEVATQAILDSKHFVKEWPFRVENDQLLSFICQVMPTWNDLEAKFHRKAPPGEIIVLPLHASVLELKQEAESALRDTYCMLERFVVIEIEHMENLDDKDLLCKFVESGAEIFVKGYGMDINSQLRYEGGSDNWKVRCECGACDDDGERMVECDICEVWQHTRCNGIDDADTVPQLFICSGCCDSLLPGKTETHQRFESSDDLLMIPAAIGYGAEAAEPFYEAIGYGAEAAEPFYQA is encoded by the exons ATGTCAATACCAAATCTTgaaaattgcaagaaaaggaaaagatggCCAAAACTCTACGATTTCAACACATTTTGTGAACCGGATTGCCCCATTAATCCTAGGGGTCCTTTCCGCGATAACATGCGGCTTTTTCTTCAACAATGTGCAGAACCTGAAGATTATAAAGTAGAGGGCATGTCCATTTGGTGTACTTTGCTTGTTATTGAAAGTAAAAACTTTGTTGTTCCACTTTACACCATTGAAGAAGATGTTAAGGAGTCAGTTAGACCCTTTTGTGATCTGTGCAGATGCAACG GTTGGAGTCACAATTCTGTTTCCAAAAGAAAGTATCATATGATAATACCAGTTGATAGCGAGTGGAGTCAGAAATTGGAGGATGGCGTTTGTGATCTACAGACACATCTCTTGCATGGGTTGATTCACTGTAATGGTTTTGGTCATTTACTATGCATAAATGGGAGAGAAGGGGGTTCCAAGTATCTTTGTGGCCGGGAAATCATGGATCTTTGGGATCGTATTTGTGCAAGTCTTCGAACTAG gaaaatcaCTGTTGAGGATGTATCAAAGAAGCGGTCCATGGATCTTCGCCTTCTTTATGGGATTGCATATGGACATCCATGGTTTGGTAGATGGGGATACAAGTTTTGCCATGGAAGCTTTGGTGTGACAGAGCCCATATACTTCAAAGCAATTGAAATTCTGAGCTCTATGGAACTTGAGAAGATCATTCAAGATTTCAGTGACACGAGCCTAAGCAAAAGCATAAAGCAGATAATTCACTACTACAAAGACCTGAGTCCAACCCAGCTGATCACATTCAAAGATCTTCTTCGTTTCATGCTTGCCATCAGATCCTGTCCCTGTGTATGGAAGAAACAAAGCATGACTGCCACCACCACTTCAAAGCCTCCTATCAATATTGTTCTCCGGAGAAAGCCACTCATAAAGGAGAAATGTATGAAGTACAGAAATTTTAGCTCGTTGGTTGGTACAATGGACAGCAGATGGCCTACAAGAAGACTGCAATATGCAGCTGAAGTGATTGTGGATGCATTGAAAGCAAAGAAGGAGGACAAACACAGTCAAGAAGGAATGACTAGACAAGACGTGAGAGATGCAGCTCGAATGCACATTGGTGATACAGGCTTGCTTGATTATGTTCTGAAATCAATGAACAATGTGGTTGTTGGAAAGTATGTTGTCCAGCGGGCAGTTAACCCAAAAACAAGGATTCTTGAATACTCAATTGACGAGTTTGGCGACGGGATTATCCCTGTCAAGTCTGAACCAGAATCTGAAACAGTTCCGGCACAACCTCTTTTGCCTGGAGCTGATGTTAATGCTGATGTGGTCTTTGTATACGAGAATGTGCTGTTTAACTACCCAGAATCAGAATTGGTTGAAGTAGCAACTCAGGCAATTCTAGACAGCAAGCATTTTGTGAAGGAGTGGCCTTTTAGGGTTGAGAATGACCAGCTGTTGAGTTTCATATGCCAAGTGATGCCAACTTGGAATGATCTTGAAGCTAAATTTCACAGGAAAGCTCCTCCTGGCGAGATTATCGTGCTTCCATTGCATGCTTCTGTGCTGGAACTAAAGCAAGAAGCAGAAAGTGCATTGCGAGACACATACTGCATGCTGGAGAGGTTTGTTGTTATAGAGATAGAACACATGGAAAACCTAGATGATAAGGACTTGCTGTGTAAATTTGTCGAATCCGGTGCAGAGATTTTTGTGAAAGGGTATGGCATGGACATAAATTCTCAGTTGAGGTATGAAGGTGGGTCAGATAACTGGAAAGTAAGATGTGAATGTGGGGCTTGTGACGATGATGGGGAGAGAATGGTAGAATGTGACATTTGTGAGGTGTGGCAACACACACGCTGCAATGGAATTGATGATGCTGATACAGTACCACAATTGTTCATTTGTTCTGGATGCTGTGATTCTCTACTGCCAGGGAAAACTGAAACTCACCAGAGATTTGAGAGTTCTGATGATTTGTTGATGATTCCTGCAGCAATTGGATATGGAGCAGAGGCTGCAGAGCCTTTTTACGAAG CAATTGGATATGGAGCAGAGGCTGCAGAGCCTTTTTACCAAG CTTGA
- the LOC18106592 gene encoding PHD finger protein MALE MEIOCYTE DEATH 1 isoform X2 has product MSIPNLENCKKRKRWPKLYDFNTFCEPDCPINPRGPFRDNMRLFLQQCAEPEDYKVEGMSIWCTLLVIESKNFVVPLYTIEEDVKESVRPFCDLCRCNGWSHNSVSKRKYHMIIPVDSEWSQKLEDGVCDLQTHLLHGLIHCNGFGHLLCINGREGGSKYLCGREIMDLWDRICASLRTRKITVEDVSKKRSMDLRLLYGIAYGHPWFGRWGYKFCHGSFGVTEPIYFKAIEILSSMELEKIIQDFSDTSLSKSIKQIIHYYKDLSPTQLITFKDLLRFMLAIRSCPCVWKKQSMTATTTSKPPINIVLRRKPLIKEKCMKYRNFSSLVGTMDSRWPTRRLQYAAEVIVDALKAKKEDKHSQEGMTRQDVRDAARMHIGDTGLLDYVLKSMNNVVVGKYVVQRAVNPKTRILEYSIDEFGDGIIPVKSEPESETVPAQPLLPGADVNADVVFVYENVLFNYPESELVEVATQAILDSKHFVKEWPFRVENDQLLSFICQVMPTWNDLEAKFHRKAPPGEIIVLPLHASVLELKQEAESALRDTYCMLERFVVIEIEHMENLDDKDLLCKFVESGAEIFVKGYGMDINSQLRYEGGSDNWKVRCECGACDDDGERMVECDICEVWQHTRCNGIDDADTVPQLFICSGCCDSLLPGKTETHQRFESSDDLLMIPAAIGYGAEAAEPFYEA; this is encoded by the exons ATGTCAATACCAAATCTTgaaaattgcaagaaaaggaaaagatggCCAAAACTCTACGATTTCAACACATTTTGTGAACCGGATTGCCCCATTAATCCTAGGGGTCCTTTCCGCGATAACATGCGGCTTTTTCTTCAACAATGTGCAGAACCTGAAGATTATAAAGTAGAGGGCATGTCCATTTGGTGTACTTTGCTTGTTATTGAAAGTAAAAACTTTGTTGTTCCACTTTACACCATTGAAGAAGATGTTAAGGAGTCAGTTAGACCCTTTTGTGATCTGTGCAGATGCAACG GTTGGAGTCACAATTCTGTTTCCAAAAGAAAGTATCATATGATAATACCAGTTGATAGCGAGTGGAGTCAGAAATTGGAGGATGGCGTTTGTGATCTACAGACACATCTCTTGCATGGGTTGATTCACTGTAATGGTTTTGGTCATTTACTATGCATAAATGGGAGAGAAGGGGGTTCCAAGTATCTTTGTGGCCGGGAAATCATGGATCTTTGGGATCGTATTTGTGCAAGTCTTCGAACTAG gaaaatcaCTGTTGAGGATGTATCAAAGAAGCGGTCCATGGATCTTCGCCTTCTTTATGGGATTGCATATGGACATCCATGGTTTGGTAGATGGGGATACAAGTTTTGCCATGGAAGCTTTGGTGTGACAGAGCCCATATACTTCAAAGCAATTGAAATTCTGAGCTCTATGGAACTTGAGAAGATCATTCAAGATTTCAGTGACACGAGCCTAAGCAAAAGCATAAAGCAGATAATTCACTACTACAAAGACCTGAGTCCAACCCAGCTGATCACATTCAAAGATCTTCTTCGTTTCATGCTTGCCATCAGATCCTGTCCCTGTGTATGGAAGAAACAAAGCATGACTGCCACCACCACTTCAAAGCCTCCTATCAATATTGTTCTCCGGAGAAAGCCACTCATAAAGGAGAAATGTATGAAGTACAGAAATTTTAGCTCGTTGGTTGGTACAATGGACAGCAGATGGCCTACAAGAAGACTGCAATATGCAGCTGAAGTGATTGTGGATGCATTGAAAGCAAAGAAGGAGGACAAACACAGTCAAGAAGGAATGACTAGACAAGACGTGAGAGATGCAGCTCGAATGCACATTGGTGATACAGGCTTGCTTGATTATGTTCTGAAATCAATGAACAATGTGGTTGTTGGAAAGTATGTTGTCCAGCGGGCAGTTAACCCAAAAACAAGGATTCTTGAATACTCAATTGACGAGTTTGGCGACGGGATTATCCCTGTCAAGTCTGAACCAGAATCTGAAACAGTTCCGGCACAACCTCTTTTGCCTGGAGCTGATGTTAATGCTGATGTGGTCTTTGTATACGAGAATGTGCTGTTTAACTACCCAGAATCAGAATTGGTTGAAGTAGCAACTCAGGCAATTCTAGACAGCAAGCATTTTGTGAAGGAGTGGCCTTTTAGGGTTGAGAATGACCAGCTGTTGAGTTTCATATGCCAAGTGATGCCAACTTGGAATGATCTTGAAGCTAAATTTCACAGGAAAGCTCCTCCTGGCGAGATTATCGTGCTTCCATTGCATGCTTCTGTGCTGGAACTAAAGCAAGAAGCAGAAAGTGCATTGCGAGACACATACTGCATGCTGGAGAGGTTTGTTGTTATAGAGATAGAACACATGGAAAACCTAGATGATAAGGACTTGCTGTGTAAATTTGTCGAATCCGGTGCAGAGATTTTTGTGAAAGGGTATGGCATGGACATAAATTCTCAGTTGAGGTATGAAGGTGGGTCAGATAACTGGAAAGTAAGATGTGAATGTGGGGCTTGTGACGATGATGGGGAGAGAATGGTAGAATGTGACATTTGTGAGGTGTGGCAACACACACGCTGCAATGGAATTGATGATGCTGATACAGTACCACAATTGTTCATTTGTTCTGGATGCTGTGATTCTCTACTGCCAGGGAAAACTGAAACTCACCAGAGATTTGAGAGTTCTGATGATTTGTTGATGATTCCTGCAGCAATTGGATATGGAGCAGAGGCTGCAGAGCCTTTTTACGAAG CTTGA
- the LOC18106594 gene encoding U-box domain-containing protein 21, producing the protein MILSWRSRRNSKKNKIPSQEINSDMEISNPRHFCCPISLDLMKDPVTLSTGITYDRESIEKWIEEGNLTCPVTNQVLASYDQIPNHSIRKMIQDWCVENRSYGVDRIPTPRVPVTPYDVSETCKRVNDATRRGEQKKCRELVRKIKNWGKESERNKKCIVENGAGCVLSACFESFASVSVGKDEDLLGEILSVLVWMFPLGEEGQSKLGSVRSLNCLVWFLKSGDLSARQNAALVLKNLLALDQKHVSALVGIEGVFAALVKLIKEPICPTATKASLMAIFYMTSPSSLNEKMIPMFVEMGLVSVIVEILVDGDKSICEKALGVLDHICDCKEGREKAYENALIVAVLIKKILKVSGLASELSVSILWKLFKNSQYRPEDDDAEGGVVVEALQVGAFQKLLVLLQVGCGESTKEKLKELLKLLNLCRVRLDCFDSTADFKYLKRSY; encoded by the coding sequence ATGATACTTTCCTGGAGATCAAGAAGAAATtcgaagaaaaacaagattccAAGCCAAGAAATCAATTCAGACATGGAAATCTCGAATCCTAGGCACTTCTGCTGCCCGATTTCTCTTGACTTGATGAAAGATCCTGTCACATTGTCCACGGGAATCACATATGACAGAGAAAGCATTGAAAAATGGATTGAAGAGGGCAACCTAACGTGTCCGGTTACAAACCAGGTGTTAGCAAGCTATGATCAGATACCAAATCATTCCATAAGAAAGATGATTCAAGATTGGTGCGTGGAGAACCGTTCTTATGGTGTCGATAGGATTCCTACGCCTCGCGTTCCAGTGACACCCTATGACGTTTCGGAGACTTGTAAGAGGGTTAATGATGCAACTCGACGTGGGGAGCAAAAGAAGTGTCGGGAATTGGTTAGGAAGATCAAGAACTGGGGTAAAGAGAGTGAGCGCAACAAGAAGTGTATTGTGGAGAATGGGGCTGGTTGTGTCTTATCGGCTTGTTTCGAGTCCTTCGCAAGTGTTTCAGTGGGGAAAGATGAGGATTTGTTGGGAGAGATTTTATCGGTTTTGGTATGGATGTTTCCACTTGGTGAAGAAGGCCAAAGTAAGCTTGGGTCGGTTAGGTCTTTGAATTGTTTGGTATGGTTCTTGAAGAGTGGAGATCTTTCAGCAAGGCAAAATGCAGCTTTGGTGCTTAAAAATCTTCTTGCTTTGGATCAAAAACATGTGAGTGCCTTGGTGGGGATTGAAGGCGTGTTTGCAGCACTGGTTAAGTTGATCAAGGAGCCTATTTGCCCTACTGCTACCAAGGCTTCATTGATGGCAATTTTCTACATGACTTCACCATCAAGCCTCAATGAGAAGATGATACCAATGTTTGTGGAAATGGGTTTGGTGTCAGTGATCGTAGAGATTCTTGTTGATGGAGATAAAAGCATATGTGAGAAGGCATTAGGTGTTCTGGACCATATTTGTGATTGCAAAGAAGGGAGAGAAAAGGCCTATGAGAATGCTCTAATTGTTGCTGTTTTGATCAAGAAAATCTTGAAAGTATCAGGTTTGGCATCAGAATTGTCAGTCTCCATTCTCTGGAAGCTCTTCAAGAATTCTCAATACAGACCAGAGGATGATGATGCTGAAGGAGGTGTGGTAGTTGAGGCACTTCAAGTGGGTGCTTTTCAGAAATTATTGGTCTTACTGCAAGTGGGTTGTGGCGAGAGCACAAAAGAGAAGCTTAAAGAGTTGCTAAAACTGCTGAATCTTTGTAGAGTTAggttagattgttttgattctACAGCAGATTTCAAGTATCTCAAAAGATCATACTGA